The Tautonia plasticadhaerens nucleotide sequence GTTGCCCCGGTACGGCGGGGGCGGCTCGAAGAGGTTGGCCTCGGGATGCAGTTTGCTGACCAGGGTCAGCCGGTCCCGATGCCGACGGCAGAAGCGGGCCAGCTCGTGCGTGCCGTAGCCGGCGTCGCCGACGAAGACGAACCGCCGCTCCGGGAACCGCAGCAGCATGCCCCGGAGCAGCGTGGCCATGACCTGCGCCGGCGTGCGATGAGGCCGGCCGCGGGCCCGGTCGTTCTCCTCGGAGCGATACAGGTCCACGAGGACCGGCAGGGCCCAGGGGCGCGTCGCCCACGGGAAGCGGATCAGGACCGCGAGCACGACCCACTTGTGGCCGTAGCGCCAGGCGGTGTAGCCGTGGCTGGAGCGGACCGGGTCGCGGTGCCGCGCCTTGCCGTAGACCCTGCGGCCCGGATGGTTCTCGACGGTGTCGTCGCCGACCAGGAGGACGGGCCGGTCGGCGGGCACCAACGTCAGGACCAGCCGGCAGAGGTCGCAGGCCAGGTGCATCGCCGACCAGGAGGCCGAGGAGAAGACCCGCTGGTAGGTCGTGAGATGCCCGGCGGCCATCGGCGTGGCAATCCGCAGCAGATTGGCGACGGTGCGTCGGCCGGTGGCCAGGATCGCGGCACCCATCAGCAGCGCGAAACGCGTGAAGGTCGGCCGTGAGAAGGCAGGGGCCAGCGCCTGGAGCAACGGCGCGGCTTCTGATGGTAGGATCACGGCG carries:
- a CDS encoding IS701 family transposase, encoding MILPSEAAPLLQALAPAFSRPTFTRFALLMGAAILATGRRTVANLLRIATPMAAGHLTTYQRVFSSASWSAMHLACDLCRLVLTLVPADRPVLLVGDDTVENHPGRRVYGKARHRDPVRSSHGYTAWRYGHKWVVLAVLIRFPWATRPWALPVLVDLYRSEENDRARGRPHRTPAQVMATLLRGMLLRFPERRFVFVGDAGYGTHELARFCRRHRDRLTLVSKLHPEANLFEPPPPYRGNGRPPVKGARRPKPSQAAAAAELRSETVAWYGGGTRSVGIAQGAGHWYKAGEGLVEIAWVFVRDRTGTHRDEYFFSTDPDMGPTAIIEAYAGRWNLETTFQELRCHLGLETTRGWCRRTVLRAAPCLFGLYTVVALLYQALPESKRDGGVHWPGKSGVTFSDALTAVRRRLWREWVFPQAGGVAAIEELPRPLQDVLFYALAPAA